A part of Homoserinibacter sp. YIM 151385 genomic DNA contains:
- a CDS encoding histidinol-phosphate transaminase, translating into MAVTLRPEIAALTPYRQGRPAAADAFKLSSNENPAPPHPAVLEAIGRSELNRYPDGAAVALREQLAARHGLALDQVHVGAGSVSILGQLILAAAGPGDEVLYAWRSFEAYPGLVTVAGATSTTVPLLEGARHDLEAMAAAVTERTRVAIVCSPNNPTSAIVTEAEFRAFLAAVPETLLVILDEAYREFVTDPEAVDGIGLLAEHPNLVVLRTFSKAYGLAGLRVGYALGEETLLDAARSAAIPLSVTEPAQRAARAALDHQGEILEGVAELVERRERVAEALRAQGWAIAGPEGNFVWLPTGEHTAAAAEVLERHGIVARVFPPDGVRVSIGEEASVEKLLQAAAEVWRSSTERG; encoded by the coding sequence ATGGCCGTCACCCTGCGTCCCGAGATCGCCGCGCTCACGCCCTATCGGCAGGGCCGGCCGGCCGCGGCCGACGCGTTCAAGCTCTCCTCCAACGAGAACCCGGCGCCCCCGCACCCGGCCGTGCTCGAGGCGATCGGCCGCTCCGAGCTCAACCGCTACCCCGACGGAGCCGCCGTCGCGCTCCGTGAGCAGCTCGCCGCCCGTCACGGGCTCGCGCTCGATCAGGTCCACGTCGGCGCCGGCTCGGTCTCCATTCTCGGCCAGCTCATCCTCGCCGCGGCCGGCCCCGGCGACGAGGTGCTCTACGCCTGGCGCTCCTTCGAGGCCTACCCCGGGCTCGTCACGGTCGCGGGTGCGACGAGCACGACGGTGCCGCTCCTCGAGGGCGCGCGCCACGACCTCGAGGCGATGGCCGCCGCCGTCACCGAGCGCACCCGGGTCGCGATCGTCTGCTCCCCCAACAACCCGACGAGCGCCATCGTCACCGAGGCGGAGTTCCGCGCCTTCCTCGCCGCGGTCCCCGAGACGCTGCTCGTCATCCTCGACGAGGCCTACCGAGAGTTCGTCACCGACCCGGAGGCGGTCGACGGGATCGGGCTGCTCGCCGAGCACCCGAACCTCGTCGTGCTCCGCACCTTCTCGAAGGCCTACGGCCTCGCCGGCCTCCGCGTCGGCTACGCCCTCGGCGAGGAGACGCTGCTCGACGCGGCCCGCTCCGCCGCCATCCCGCTCTCCGTCACGGAGCCGGCGCAGCGCGCCGCGCGCGCCGCCCTCGACCACCAGGGCGAGATCCTCGAAGGCGTGGCCGAGCTCGTCGAGCGTCGCGAGCGCGTCGCGGAGGCGCTCCGGGCCCAGGGCTGGGCGATCGCGGGTCCCGAGGGCAACTTCGTCTGGCTCCCGACGGGCGAGCACACGGCGGCCGCCGCCGAGGTCCTCGAGCGTCACGGGATCGTCGCCCGCGTCTTCCCGCCGGACGGCGTCCGGGTCTCCATCGGGGAGGAGGCATCTGTCGAGAAGCTCCTACAGGCTGCCGCCGAGGTTTGGCGGAGTTCGACAGAACGAGGCTGA
- a CDS encoding alpha-ketoacid dehydrogenase subunit beta — translation MSQTLTMAKAINLGLRKAMLDDDRVLLMGEDIGPLGGVFRVTEGLHAEFGGDRVLDTPLAEAGIIGTAIGLAMRGFRPVCEIQFDGFIFPGFDQITTQLAKLTARHAGQQAFPVVIRVPYGGHIGAVEHHQESPEAYFAHTGGLRLVSPATPHDGYHMIQQAIRSQDPVLFLEPKSRYWPKGEVDVDGDPGELHESRIVREGTEVTVVGHGAMVATLLQAAELAAQEGTSIEVVDLRSISPIDFEPIVRSVQKTGRLIVAQEAPGNVSVGSEIAATVAERAFYSLEAPVLRVSGFDTPFPPAKLESAYLPDADRVLEAVDRALAY, via the coding sequence ATGAGCCAGACGCTCACGATGGCGAAGGCCATCAACCTCGGCCTGCGCAAGGCCATGCTGGATGACGACCGCGTCCTCCTCATGGGCGAGGACATCGGGCCGCTCGGCGGCGTCTTCCGCGTGACGGAGGGCCTCCACGCCGAGTTCGGCGGCGACCGCGTGCTCGACACCCCGCTCGCCGAGGCCGGCATCATCGGCACGGCGATCGGTCTCGCGATGCGCGGCTTCCGCCCGGTCTGCGAGATCCAGTTCGACGGCTTCATCTTCCCCGGCTTCGACCAGATCACGACCCAGCTCGCGAAGCTCACCGCCCGGCATGCCGGGCAGCAGGCGTTCCCGGTCGTCATCCGCGTGCCCTACGGCGGCCACATCGGCGCCGTCGAGCACCACCAGGAGAGCCCCGAGGCCTACTTCGCGCACACCGGCGGCCTCCGCCTCGTGAGCCCCGCGACCCCGCACGACGGCTACCACATGATCCAGCAGGCGATCCGCAGCCAGGATCCGGTCCTGTTCCTCGAGCCGAAGAGCCGCTACTGGCCGAAGGGCGAGGTGGACGTCGACGGCGACCCCGGCGAGCTGCACGAGTCGCGCATCGTCCGCGAGGGCACCGAGGTGACGGTCGTCGGCCACGGCGCCATGGTCGCGACCCTCCTGCAGGCCGCCGAGCTCGCGGCGCAGGAGGGCACCAGCATCGAGGTCGTCGACCTGCGCTCGATCTCGCCCATCGACTTCGAGCCGATCGTGCGCAGCGTGCAGAAGACGGGTCGGCTCATCGTCGCCCAGGAGGCGCCCGGCAACGTCAGCGTCGGCTCCGAGATCGCCGCGACCGTCGCGGAGCGCGCCTTCTACTCGCTCGAGGCCCCCGTCCTCAGGGTCAGCGGCTTCGACACCCCCTTCCCCCCGGCGAAGCTCGAGTCGGCGTACCTCCCGGATGCCGATCGCGTCCTCGAGGCCGTCGACCGCGCGCTCGCCTACTAG
- a CDS encoding phage holin family protein — MGRFILRLVINALALWLTTLLLGGHVAVVPFAPGDTLASVLTFLLVALIFGIVNGVIGNFVRIVAFPLYLLTLGLLALVVNGLLLLLVAWISSLFGFGLRVESFWWGVLGAVVLGLLSWLIGVLLRPLMGRRETR; from the coding sequence ATGGGTCGGTTCATCCTCAGGCTCGTCATCAACGCCTTGGCGCTCTGGCTGACGACGCTGCTGCTCGGCGGCCACGTCGCGGTGGTGCCGTTCGCGCCCGGCGACACGCTCGCGAGCGTGCTCACCTTCCTCCTCGTCGCGCTCATCTTCGGCATCGTCAACGGGGTCATCGGCAACTTCGTGCGCATCGTGGCGTTCCCGCTGTACCTCCTCACGCTCGGTCTGCTCGCCCTCGTGGTCAACGGCCTCCTGCTGCTGCTCGTGGCGTGGATCTCCTCCCTCTTCGGCTTCGGCCTCCGCGTGGAGTCCTTCTGGTGGGGCGTGCTCGGCGCGGTCGTGCTCGGCCTGCTCAGCTGGCTGATCGGCGTCCTCCTCCGACCGCTCATGGGCCGTCGGGAGACCCGGTAG
- a CDS encoding thiamine pyrophosphate-dependent dehydrogenase E1 component subunit alpha yields MSTTEATIQLLSPEGRIVRNAATESYLPLVEALSDEQLQELHRQMVVTRRFDIEAGNLQRQGQLALWIPSLGQEAAQVGSGYGARRQDHVFPAYREHAVARIRGVDLMRIIEMLRGLDHGGWDPKAHNNFHLYTLVIGSQSLHATGYAMGLRLDTAMATGDPDRDEAVIVYFGDGATSQGDVNEAYVFAASYQTPQVFFLQNNHWAISVPVERQSRTPLYLRAAGFGIPSVQIDGNDVLASYAVTRASMDAARAGEGPRFIEALTYRMGAHTTSDDPTKYRQNEELHYWGERDPITRYEAFLRERGAGDEVFAGIAQEAEDLAADTRRRTLDAPDPPLSKIFEHVYTEPHVRMREQQAWLEQYEAGFGGDA; encoded by the coding sequence ATGTCCACCACGGAGGCGACGATCCAGCTGCTCTCGCCCGAGGGCCGGATCGTGCGGAACGCGGCGACCGAGTCCTATCTCCCCCTCGTCGAGGCGCTGAGCGACGAGCAGCTCCAGGAGCTCCACCGCCAGATGGTCGTCACGCGACGATTCGACATCGAGGCCGGCAACCTCCAGCGGCAGGGGCAGCTCGCGCTCTGGATCCCCAGCCTCGGTCAGGAGGCGGCCCAGGTCGGCTCCGGCTACGGCGCGCGCCGCCAGGACCACGTCTTCCCCGCCTACCGCGAGCACGCCGTCGCCCGCATCCGCGGCGTCGACCTCATGCGCATCATCGAGATGCTCCGCGGCCTCGATCACGGCGGCTGGGATCCGAAGGCGCACAACAACTTCCACCTCTACACGCTCGTCATCGGCTCGCAATCGCTCCACGCGACCGGCTACGCCATGGGCCTCCGTCTCGACACGGCGATGGCCACGGGCGACCCCGACCGCGACGAGGCCGTCATCGTCTACTTCGGCGACGGCGCCACCAGCCAGGGCGACGTCAACGAGGCCTATGTCTTCGCCGCCAGCTACCAGACGCCCCAGGTGTTCTTCCTGCAGAACAACCACTGGGCGATCTCCGTGCCCGTCGAGCGCCAGTCGCGCACGCCGCTCTATCTGCGGGCCGCGGGCTTCGGCATCCCGTCCGTCCAGATCGACGGCAACGACGTGCTCGCGAGCTACGCCGTGACCCGGGCGAGCATGGATGCCGCCCGTGCCGGCGAGGGCCCTCGTTTCATCGAGGCGCTCACCTACCGCATGGGCGCCCACACGACGAGCGACGACCCCACGAAATACCGTCAGAACGAGGAGCTCCACTACTGGGGCGAGCGCGACCCGATCACGCGATACGAGGCCTTCCTCCGCGAGCGCGGCGCCGGCGACGAGGTCTTCGCCGGGATCGCGCAGGAGGCGGAGGACCTCGCCGCCGACACCCGGCGGCGCACCCTCGACGCGCCGGATCCGCCGCTGTCGAAGATCTTCGAGCACGTCTACACCGAGCCGCACGTGCGCATGCGCGAGCAGCAGGCGTGGCTCGAGCAGTACGAGGCCGGCTTCGGAGGCGACGCATGA